A single window of Zea mays cultivar B73 chromosome 10, Zm-B73-REFERENCE-NAM-5.0, whole genome shotgun sequence DNA harbors:
- the LOC100240692 gene encoding Ubiquitin-like-conjugating enzyme ATG10 isoform 4 precursor (isoform 4 precursor is encoded by transcript variant 4), whose amino-acid sequence MFMFMISMLSTASPTKSQCYTFAVITLVCGQLLTLDEVKEGLPSHSQKVLSESKWTFITQEEHPHLSKPWLALHPCATSGWMKLLLEETEATDKEHSVQYLPAWLSVVGQAVGLKIPLELHSNS is encoded by the exons ATGTTCATGTTTATGATTTCCATGCTGTCTACAGCTTCTCCTACAAAGTCCCAGTGCTATACTTTCGCGGTTATCACACTAGTAT GTGGGCAGCTACTAACTCTAGATGAGGTAAAAGAGGGTCTTCCTTCCCACTCACAGAAAGTATTAAGTGAATCAAAGTGGACGTTTATTACTCAAGAG GAGCACCCCCATTTAAGCAAGCCATGGCTGGCCCTGCACCCCTGTGCAACCAGTGGTTGGATGAAGCTACTTCTCGAAGAAACTGAAGCGACTGATAAGGAGCACTCGGTGCAATATTTACCGGCATGGTTATCCGTGGTTGGCCAGGCAGTAGGGCTGAAAATCCCTCTTGAACTTCATTCCAACTCTTAG
- the LOC100240692 gene encoding Ubiquitin-like-conjugating enzyme ATG10 isoform 2 (isoform 2 is encoded by transcript variant 2), with product MGGSPVWDGTLSPDSFNTSAAALVKRWKEIEVDDSLPEWTWKPCSKLGVPSEVEGYLALERVYRSCGTSQIEEMKFDGAGDVAWVESSSDNVHVYDFHAVYSFSYKVPVLYFRGYHTSGQLLTLDEVKEGLPSHSQKVLSESKWTFITQEEHPHLSKPWLALHPCATSGWMKLLLEETEATDKEHSVQYLPAWLSVVGQAVGLKIPLELHSNS from the exons ATGGGAGGCTCCCCTGTATGGGACGGGACTCTGTCTCCGGACAGCTTCAACACCTCCGCGGCGGCGCTTGTTAAGAGGTGGAAGGAGATCGAGGTCGACGATTCCCTTCCTGAATGGACGTGGAAGCCGTGCAGCAAATTGGGGGTGCCGTCGGAG GTAGAAGGGTATCTAGCCCTGGAAAGAGTGTACCGCAGCTGTGGAACAAGCCAG ATCGAAGAGATGAAGTTCGATGGTGCAGGGGATGTAGCTTGG GTCGAGAGCTCCAGCGACAATGTTCATGTTTATGATTTCCATGCTGTCTACAGCTTCTCCTACAAAGTCCCAGTGCTATACTTTCGCGGTTATCACACTA GTGGGCAGCTACTAACTCTAGATGAGGTAAAAGAGGGTCTTCCTTCCCACTCACAGAAAGTATTAAGTGAATCAAAGTGGACGTTTATTACTCAAGAG GAGCACCCCCATTTAAGCAAGCCATGGCTGGCCCTGCACCCCTGTGCAACCAGTGGTTGGATGAAGCTACTTCTCGAAGAAACTGAAGCGACTGATAAGGAGCACTCGGTGCAATATTTACCGGCATGGTTATCCGTGGTTGGCCAGGCAGTAGGGCTGAAAATCCCTCTTGAACTTCATTCCAACTCTTAG
- the LOC100240692 gene encoding Ubiquitin-like-conjugating enzyme ATG10 isoform 1 (isoform 1 is encoded by transcript variant 1) produces MGGSPVWDGTLSPDSFNTSAAALVKRWKEIEVDDSLPEWTWKPCSKLGVPSEVEGYLALERVYRSCGTSQEQIEEMKFDGAGDVAWVESSSDNVHVYDFHAVYSFSYKVPVLYFRGYHTSGQLLTLDEVKEGLPSHSQKVLSESKWTFITQEEHPHLSKPWLALHPCATSGWMKLLLEETEATDKEHSVQYLPAWLSVVGQAVGLKIPLELHSNS; encoded by the exons ATGGGAGGCTCCCCTGTATGGGACGGGACTCTGTCTCCGGACAGCTTCAACACCTCCGCGGCGGCGCTTGTTAAGAGGTGGAAGGAGATCGAGGTCGACGATTCCCTTCCTGAATGGACGTGGAAGCCGTGCAGCAAATTGGGGGTGCCGTCGGAG GTAGAAGGGTATCTAGCCCTGGAAAGAGTGTACCGCAGCTGTGGAACAAGCCAG GAGCAGATCGAAGAGATGAAGTTCGATGGTGCAGGGGATGTAGCTTGG GTCGAGAGCTCCAGCGACAATGTTCATGTTTATGATTTCCATGCTGTCTACAGCTTCTCCTACAAAGTCCCAGTGCTATACTTTCGCGGTTATCACACTA GTGGGCAGCTACTAACTCTAGATGAGGTAAAAGAGGGTCTTCCTTCCCACTCACAGAAAGTATTAAGTGAATCAAAGTGGACGTTTATTACTCAAGAG GAGCACCCCCATTTAAGCAAGCCATGGCTGGCCCTGCACCCCTGTGCAACCAGTGGTTGGATGAAGCTACTTCTCGAAGAAACTGAAGCGACTGATAAGGAGCACTCGGTGCAATATTTACCGGCATGGTTATCCGTGGTTGGCCAGGCAGTAGGGCTGAAAATCCCTCTTGAACTTCATTCCAACTCTTAG
- the LOC103641803 gene encoding Endoglucanase 12 — translation MHSVNHWGGSFDITTDVASEDDDCRNTDVDAGALSARQHHELDETQQGWLLSPEGAKKRSRHVDLGCVVVKRKVLRWAFWGLVAGFVLVGLPVTVYKSIPHRPPRPPPPDRYAEALHKALLFFNAQKSGRIPRNNGIPWRGDSGLKDGSDAKDVKGGLVGGYYDAGDNIKFHFPMAFSMTLLSWSVIEYSAKYKAVEEHDHVRELIKWGTDYLLRTFNSSASTIGHVYAQVGAAKIKSRTPDDHYCWNRPEDMAYPRPSLAVSSAPDLGGEIAAALAAASIAFRDDDDAYSKKLVRSAVTMFEFATRDWADEHATYSRHRPEVEPFYNSTSYWDEYVWAAAWMYYATGNASYVSFATDPRLAERARAFYDDVLDFSVFSWDNKLPGAGLLLSRLRMFLNPGYPYEQSLVRYHMETGLDMCKYLRRFGAFNFTGGGLALFNHGRGQPLQYVVANSFLAALFADYMEAINVPGWYCGPNFMPIEDLRAFAKSQLNYILGDNPRKTSYVVGFGNKYPRHVHHRGASTPHSRVKYSCTGGYRWRDTKKADPNVITGAMVGGPDRNDRFNDSRMAFGHTEPTLVGNAGLVAALVAITSSGRGVGAVDKNSMFSAVQPLFPATPPPPPVWKP, via the exons ATGCACTCGGTGAACCACTGGGGCGGGTCGTTCGACATCACCACCGACGTGGCATCGGAGGACGACGACTGCCGGAACACGGACGTCGACGCCGGTGCGTTGTCGGCGCGGCAGCACCACGAGCTGGACGAAACACAGCAGGGCTGGCTGCTGAGCCCGGAGGGGGCCAAGAAGAGGAGCAGGCACGTCGACCTCGGCTGCGTCGTCGTCAAGCGCAAGGTCCTGCGGTGGGCGTTCTGGGGGCTCGTCGCCGGCTTCGTCCTCGTCGGCCTCCCCGTCACCGTCTACAAGTCCATCCCGCACAGGCCgccccgcccgccgccgccggacCGGTACGCCGAGGCGCTGCACAAGGCGCTCCTCTTCTTCAACGCCCAGAAAT CCGGCCGGATTCCGAGGAACAACGGCATCCCGTGGCGTGGGGACTCTGGCCTCAAGGACGGCTCCGACGCTAAGGACGTGAAGGGCGGCCTCGTCGGCGGTTACTACGACGCCGGGGACAACATCAAGTTCCACTTCCCGATGGCCTTCTCCATGACGCTGCTGAGCTGGTCAGTGATCGAGTACAGCGCCAAGTACAAGGCCGTGGAGGAGCACGACCATGTCAGGGAGCTCATCAAGTGGGGCACCGACTATCTACTGCGCACCTTCAACTCCTCCGCTTCCACGATCGGCCACGTCTACGCTCAG GTGGGTGCGGCAAAGATCAAGAGCAGGACGCCGGACGACCACTACTGCTGGAACCGGCCGGAGGACATGGCGTACCCTCGGCCGTCCCTGGCGGTGAGCTCGGCTCCCGACCTTGGAGGGGAGATCGCCGCGGCCCTGGCGGCCGCCTCCATCGCCTtccgcgacgacgacgacgcctacTCTAAGAAGCTCGTCCGCAGCGCGGTCACCATGTTCGAGTTCGCCACCCGCGACTGGGCGGACGAGCACGCCACCTACTCCAGGCACCGGCCGGAGGTCGAGCCCTTCTACAACTCCACCAGCTACTGGGACGAGTACGTCTGGGCCGCCGCGTGGATGTACTACGCCACCGGCAACGCCAGCTACGTCAGCTTCGCCACCGACCCTCGGCTCGCCGAGCGCGCCAGGGCCTTCTACGACGACGTGCTCGACTTCTCCGTGTTCAGCTGGGACAACAAGCTCCCTGGCGCCGGCCTGCTCCTGTCGCGGCTGCGCATGTTCCTCAACCCCGGCTACCCCTACGAGCAGTCCCTCGTCCGCTACCACATGGAGACCGGCCTCGACATGTGCAAGTACCTCCGGCGCTTCGGGGCCTTCAACTTCACCGGGGGCGGGCTCGCGCTCTTCAACCACGGCAGGGGGCAGCCGCTGCAGTACGTGGTCGCCAACTCCTTCCTCGCCGCGCTCTTCGCCGACTACATGGAGGCGATcaacgtccccgggtggtactgcGGACCCAACTTCATGCCCATTGAGGACCTCCGTGCGTTCGCCAAGTCTCAG CTCAACTACATCCTTGGGGACAACCCGAGGAAGACGAGCTACGTGGTGGGCTTCGGCAACAAGTACCCTCGGCATGTCCACCACCGGGGCGCGTCGACGCCGCACAGCCGCGTCAAGTACTCGTGCACCGGCGGGTACAGGTGGCGCGACACCAAGAAGGCGGACCCGAACGTGATCACGGGCGCGATGGTGGGCGGGCCGGACCGCAACGACAGGTTCAACGACTCGCGCATGGCCTTTGGGCACACCGAGCCGACTCTGGTGGGCAACGCCGGCCTCGTGGCGGCGCTGGTGGCCATCACCAGCAGCGGCCGCGGCGTCGGAGCCGTCGACAAGAACAGCATGTTCTCCGCGGTGCAGCCGCTGTTCCCGGCCACCCCACCTCCGCCGCCCGTGTGGAAGCCTTGA
- the LOC100240692 gene encoding Ubiquitin-like-conjugating enzyme ATG10 isoform 3 (isoform 3 is encoded by transcript variant 3), with the protein MKFDGAGDVAWVESSSDNVHVYDFHAVYSFSYKVPVLYFRGYHTSGQLLTLDEVKEGLPSHSQKVLSESKWTFITQEEHPHLSKPWLALHPCATSGWMKLLLEETEATDKEHSVQYLPAWLSVVGQAVGLKIPLELHSNS; encoded by the exons ATGAAGTTCGATGGTGCAGGGGATGTAGCTTGG GTCGAGAGCTCCAGCGACAATGTTCATGTTTATGATTTCCATGCTGTCTACAGCTTCTCCTACAAAGTCCCAGTGCTATACTTTCGCGGTTATCACACTA GTGGGCAGCTACTAACTCTAGATGAGGTAAAAGAGGGTCTTCCTTCCCACTCACAGAAAGTATTAAGTGAATCAAAGTGGACGTTTATTACTCAAGAG GAGCACCCCCATTTAAGCAAGCCATGGCTGGCCCTGCACCCCTGTGCAACCAGTGGTTGGATGAAGCTACTTCTCGAAGAAACTGAAGCGACTGATAAGGAGCACTCGGTGCAATATTTACCGGCATGGTTATCCGTGGTTGGCCAGGCAGTAGGGCTGAAAATCCCTCTTGAACTTCATTCCAACTCTTAG
- the LOC100240692 gene encoding Ubiquitin-like-conjugating enzyme ATG10 isoform 5 (isoform 5 is encoded by transcript variant 5) has protein sequence MGGSPVWDGTLSPDSFNTSAAALVKRWKEIEVDDSLPEWTWKPCSKLGVPSEVEGYLALERVYRSCGTSQEQIEEMKFDGAGDVAWVESSSDNVHVYDFHAVYSFSYKVPVLYFRGYHTSMWAATNSR, from the exons ATGGGAGGCTCCCCTGTATGGGACGGGACTCTGTCTCCGGACAGCTTCAACACCTCCGCGGCGGCGCTTGTTAAGAGGTGGAAGGAGATCGAGGTCGACGATTCCCTTCCTGAATGGACGTGGAAGCCGTGCAGCAAATTGGGGGTGCCGTCGGAG GTAGAAGGGTATCTAGCCCTGGAAAGAGTGTACCGCAGCTGTGGAACAAGCCAG GAGCAGATCGAAGAGATGAAGTTCGATGGTGCAGGGGATGTAGCTTGG GTCGAGAGCTCCAGCGACAATGTTCATGTTTATGATTTCCATGCTGTCTACAGCTTCTCCTACAAAGTCCCAGTGCTATACTTTCGCGGTTATCACACTAGTAT GTGGGCAGCTACTAACTCTAGATGA